DNA from Sulfurimonas xiamenensis:
CATCAACACCTGATAGTTATGACTCAGTCATACATCTAAATGGTTTAGGGTTGGGTGACACTGATGGAAGTGAGGAAATTTCAACTATTACATTAAGCGGCTTTCCTGCAGGTTCAACAATAACATTATCAGATGGTGTAACTGAAATTGAAGCAGATGGATATGGAAATTGGGTTATTGATGCAGCCGACCTTGGATTAAGTTCTACTTTAACAGACCTAAACGATGTAGAAATGACCTTAACAAGTCCAATAGCTATATCTAGTACTTTTGTGCCTACAGTAGATATAGTAACAACTGAAATTGGTGCAGGTGTTCCTGATTCACATACAATATTAGGCGGAACAGCGGATGATGTTTTGACTGGTGAAGAGGGTAATGACTATATCGATGGCGGTGCAGGCGATGATATTATAATTGGTGGAGAGGGTAATGACTATATCGATGGTGGCGCTGGCGATGACACTATTGACGGTGGTGCGGGCAATGACACTATTGAATATGATACTTTAGATACACTGATAGATGCAGGAGATGGCAGCGATGCGCTTATAGGAAATGCAGAAACTATCAATCTTGCTAATGTAGACAATATTGAAGTGATTCAGCTAAGTTCTGGTGCGACGGTAATTGGCAGTGGTGATGCTAATGCAATTAATCCAAGTGATGTTATGGATGCAACGGATGGAAATAATACATTAGTGATTGAATCTTCAGATGAAGGTGCATATACAATTAATGTGGATACTACTTTATTACAGTTTAGTGAAAATGTAGATGGTTATAATATTTATACCGATGATACTGTTACTTTAAAAATAGAAGACAGTATTATAGTAGAGTAATAATTTCTATTTTACTTGCAGTCAATCACGACTGCAAGTAACTCCTTTTTATCAATACTAAAGTACTATTTACATGTAAATTTATATATGTTAGTATTTTTGTATAAATAAAACTCGGAGGTGCAAAATGGCTACTGGAAAAATTGTAGGGCAGATACAGGTTACAGAGGGGAATATTAAAATTGTGGGTATAGATGGAGTTGTTCGCGAACCTGTGTATGGCAGTTTTATGTACGAAGATGAACAGATTATAAGCGATGATGCAGGTGCTCTGTTTCAGATTAAGTTTTTAGCACTTCCGGAGGCATCAGCATATACCGGTGTATTTAGAATTTTGGCAGACGGTTCCGTTATCCACGGCAGAGATGCAATGCAAAGCATAGCTAGTGATGAGAGTTTGGTTGAAATTTTAGAAACAGCTGAAGTTAAAGAAGATAGTGAAGATTTAGAAACAGCAGCCGGTGAAGAGGAAGCTGAAGGAAGCACTGCTTTTACTGAAACTGATATCGTTGCAGATTCCAGTGTACTTGGATTTAGCAGGGGACCTAATAGTGAGCTTGGATTTGGCATAACCGAATTTGGTACAGAAGATGTTACTTATAACATTGCAGAACTCGATGTCACTTCTGCGGATGTCACTCCTCCGGTAATCACATCTTCTAACATAGCTCTTTTTAATGAGACAGATACAACTCCTGTTATGCGGGTTACGGCAAGTAGTGAAAATGCTATCAGTTACAGTATATCAGGAGAAGATAGTGAACTATTTACTATTGATCCAGTAAGTGGTGTTTTAAGCTTTAAAGAGGCGCCTGACTATGAAAATCCAAAAGATTTGGATAGTGATAATGAGTATAACCTATATGTAACAGCAACAGACTCAGCGGGGAACTATACAACTCAACTTTTATCAGTTCCTATTAACAATATTACAGGAAATGTAGAGACTGCTCCAGCTGATAGCTTAGTTCTGCATACATTTGACAGCCCTCCAGGCAATAATAATGAAGGTTGGATTGGCGAAGGTAATGAGAGCAATATGGGAGGAGGAAGCACTACAATTCCGCCAAATGAACTAGGATGGTTTACTCAAGACAGCGACACAAGATCGCATGATTTTGATCTGAGTGATCATGCAGATGAAGAGGTAAATATTTCGTTTACGCTCGGCGTAAATGAGTGGGAAGGTGATGATACCTTTATAGTAAGAGTTTATGACAGTGAAGATAGTGTCATACAAACTCAGACATACTCTCCTGATAGTGAGGGGCTTGGGTATTATGACTATGACTTTGATGTTACCGTTCCCGAAAATGGAATTATCAAGGTTGAATTTCAATCGCAAAATACTGAAGATCAGGGAGGAGACAAGGAGGCTTGGAGTATTGACAACTTTGAGATAAGTGGTCCTGATGGAGAACAGGTTCTCACATTTGAAGGAGAGAGTTCATCCGGAGGCACGATAGATATTGGGGTATTGTTAGATCAAAAT
Protein-coding regions in this window:
- a CDS encoding cadherin repeat domain-containing protein yields the protein MATGKIVGQIQVTEGNIKIVGIDGVVREPVYGSFMYEDEQIISDDAGALFQIKFLALPEASAYTGVFRILADGSVIHGRDAMQSIASDESLVEILETAEVKEDSEDLETAAGEEEAEGSTAFTETDIVADSSVLGFSRGPNSELGFGITEFGTEDVTYNIAELDVTSADVTPPVITSSNIALFNETDTTPVMRVTASSENAISYSISGEDSELFTIDPVSGVLSFKEAPDYENPKDLDSDNEYNLYVTATDSAGNYTTQLLSVPINNITGNVETAPADSLVLHTFDSPPGNNNEGWIGEGNESNMGGGSTTIPPNELGWFTQDSDTRSHDFDLSDHADEEVNISFTLGVNEWEGDDTFIVRVYDSEDSVIQTQTYSPDSEGLGYYDYDFDVTVPENGIIKVEFQSQNTEDQGGDKEAWSIDNFEISGPDGEQVLTFEGESSSGGTIDIGVLLDQNNDFEGDAPDSIDEIDLSSGDYTLSNITLADVVDITDGDNVLKVTGESGDGVNNLTDNGWIPDPSPTVTEDGYATYTNIDDPSVQLLIDVDIPIETV